One Vigna unguiculata cultivar IT97K-499-35 chromosome 11, ASM411807v1, whole genome shotgun sequence DNA window includes the following coding sequences:
- the LOC114169769 gene encoding uncharacterized protein LOC114169769 isoform X1: protein MEWVKMKECAREFMVGVAEMTVEFGKGCRDIVKQSLVNEDSFIVKNLGRDSYIGKRLRGPCAKLFAKLSFFNEYLPEDKDPLHAWSVIFFVFLLAFLALYVNFERDPDAPPVKQVFLHPPSASRVVLPDGRYMAYKEQGVSSQKARFSIIAPHSFLSSRLAGIPGVKDSLLEEFGIRLLTYDLPGFGESDPHPNRNLESSATDMACLADALGVNKFWVVGYSSGSMHAWAALRYIPDRLAGAAMFAPMVNPYDPMMTKEERRRTWNKWTRRRKFLYFLARRFPRFLAFFYQRSFLSGKHGQIDKWLSLSLGRRDKALMEDPIYEEFWQRDVEESTRQRNVKPFVEEAALQVSNWGFSLSDLKLQKRKPSSELLSWLKSMFTETQEYIGFLGPIHIWQGMDDKVVPPSMTDFVHRVLPGAAVHKLPYEGHFTYIYFCHECHRQIFTTLFGTPQGPISIPVNVDQATLEEANIEEQEVLNGDDYATN from the exons ATGGAGTGGGTGAAGATGAAGGAGTGCGCGAGAGAGTTCATGGTTGGGGTGGCGGAGATGACGGTGGAGTTCGGAAAAGGTTGCAGAGACATAGTCAAGCAGAGTTTGGTCAATGAAGATTCATTTATCGTCAAAAACTTAGGGAGAGATTCCTACATTGGAAAAAGACTCAGAGGACCCTGTGCCAAGCTTTTCGCCAAATTGAGCTTCTTCAACGAGTATTTGCCAGAGGATAAGGATCCTCTTCACGCTTGGTCCGTCATTTTCTTCGTTTTCCTTCTCGCGTTCTTAG CTTTGTATGTGAATTTTGAGCGTGATCCGGACGCGCCGCCGGTGAAGCAGGTGTTTCTGCATCCTCCTAGTGCTTCTCGCGTTGTGCTTCCTGACGGACGGTACATGGCGTATAAGGAGCAAGGTGTTTCGTCTCAGAAAGCTAGGTTTTCCATCATTGCTCCTCATAGTTTTCTTTCCTCCCGGCTTGCAG GGATTCCTGGAGTTAAAGATTCTCTGCTGGAAGAGTTTGGTATTCGTTTGTTGACGTATGATCTTCCTGGTTTTGGTGAGAGTGATCCTCACCCCAACCGGAACCTGGAATCCTCGGCAACAGATATGGCATGTTTAGCGGATGCTCTCGGTGTGAACAAGTTTTGGGTTGTTGGTTATTCAAGCGGGAGTATGCATGCTTGGGCTGCACTTAGATACATTCCTGATAGGCTTgctg GTGCGGCCATGTTTGCTCCCATGGTGAACCCATATGATCCTATGATGACGAAGGAAGAGAGACGAAGAACTTGGAACAAATGGACACGGAGAAGAAAATTCTTGTACTTCTTAGCCCGGAGGTTTCCTAGATTTCTAGCCTTCTTCTATCAGCGAAGCTTCTTGTCTGGAAAGCATGGACAGATTGATAAGTGGCTGTCGTTATCTCTGGGAAGGAGG GATAAAGCACTGATGGAAGATCCAATTTATGAGGAATTCTGGCAAAGGGATGTGGAGGAATCAACCAGACAAAGAAATGTGAAACCCTTTGTGGAGGAAGCTGCTTTGCAGGTCTCAAATTGGGGTTTCAGCCTTTCGGACCTCAAGTTGCAGAAGAGGAAACCGAGTAGTGAGTTACTCAGTTGGCTGAAATCAATGTTCACTGAAACTCAGGAATATATAGGATTTCTTGGCCCTATACATATATGGCAA GGAATGGATGATAAAGTGGTTCCCCCATCAATGACTGATTTTGTGCACCGTGTGCTACCCGGAGCCGCAGTACATAAACTCCCATATGAAGGCCATTTCacttatatatacttttgtcaTGAATGCCACCGCCAGATATTTACTACACTCTTCGGAACCCCACAAGGTCCAATCAGCATTCCTGTAAATGTAGATCAAGCCACCCTAGAAGAAGCCAATATTGAAGAGCAGGAAGTACTAAACGGTGATGATTATGCTACAAACTAG
- the LOC114169769 gene encoding uncharacterized protein LOC114169769 isoform X2, with protein sequence MEWVKMKECAREFMVGVAEMTVEFGKGCRDIVKQSLVNEDSFIVKNLGRDSYIGKRLRGPCAKLFAKLSFFNEYLPEDKDPLHAWSVIFFVFLLAFLALYVNFERDPDAPPVKQVFLHPPSASRVVLPDGRYMAYKEQGVSSQKARFSIIAPHSFLSSRLAGIPGVKDSLLEEFGIRLLTYDLPGFGESDPHPNRNLESSATDMACLADALGVNKFWVVGYSSGSMHAWAALRYIPDRLAGAAMFAPMVNPYDPMMTKEERRRTWNKWTRRRKFLYFLARRFPRFLAFFYQRSFLSGKHGQIDKWLSLSLGRRDKALMEDPIYEEFWQRDVEESTRQRNVKPFVEEAALQVSNWGFSLSDLKLQKRKPSSELLSWLKSMFTETQEYIGFLGPIHIWQCKC encoded by the exons ATGGAGTGGGTGAAGATGAAGGAGTGCGCGAGAGAGTTCATGGTTGGGGTGGCGGAGATGACGGTGGAGTTCGGAAAAGGTTGCAGAGACATAGTCAAGCAGAGTTTGGTCAATGAAGATTCATTTATCGTCAAAAACTTAGGGAGAGATTCCTACATTGGAAAAAGACTCAGAGGACCCTGTGCCAAGCTTTTCGCCAAATTGAGCTTCTTCAACGAGTATTTGCCAGAGGATAAGGATCCTCTTCACGCTTGGTCCGTCATTTTCTTCGTTTTCCTTCTCGCGTTCTTAG CTTTGTATGTGAATTTTGAGCGTGATCCGGACGCGCCGCCGGTGAAGCAGGTGTTTCTGCATCCTCCTAGTGCTTCTCGCGTTGTGCTTCCTGACGGACGGTACATGGCGTATAAGGAGCAAGGTGTTTCGTCTCAGAAAGCTAGGTTTTCCATCATTGCTCCTCATAGTTTTCTTTCCTCCCGGCTTGCAG GGATTCCTGGAGTTAAAGATTCTCTGCTGGAAGAGTTTGGTATTCGTTTGTTGACGTATGATCTTCCTGGTTTTGGTGAGAGTGATCCTCACCCCAACCGGAACCTGGAATCCTCGGCAACAGATATGGCATGTTTAGCGGATGCTCTCGGTGTGAACAAGTTTTGGGTTGTTGGTTATTCAAGCGGGAGTATGCATGCTTGGGCTGCACTTAGATACATTCCTGATAGGCTTgctg GTGCGGCCATGTTTGCTCCCATGGTGAACCCATATGATCCTATGATGACGAAGGAAGAGAGACGAAGAACTTGGAACAAATGGACACGGAGAAGAAAATTCTTGTACTTCTTAGCCCGGAGGTTTCCTAGATTTCTAGCCTTCTTCTATCAGCGAAGCTTCTTGTCTGGAAAGCATGGACAGATTGATAAGTGGCTGTCGTTATCTCTGGGAAGGAGG GATAAAGCACTGATGGAAGATCCAATTTATGAGGAATTCTGGCAAAGGGATGTGGAGGAATCAACCAGACAAAGAAATGTGAAACCCTTTGTGGAGGAAGCTGCTTTGCAGGTCTCAAATTGGGGTTTCAGCCTTTCGGACCTCAAGTTGCAGAAGAGGAAACCGAGTAGTGAGTTACTCAGTTGGCTGAAATCAATGTTCACTGAAACTCAGGAATATATAGGATTTCTTGGCCCTATACATATATGGCAA TGCAAATGTTAA